A genome region from Clostridium sp. JN-9 includes the following:
- a CDS encoding M20/M25/M40 family metallo-hydrolase gives MSGHSSAPNLAKDTIYPACIFVTDLQGIVTKNVDSQQPIILSVGKFIGGTKANVIGKYTDIDISMRYFDLKVREVVHEAIKRHAKAIADAYEIKVDTTIEQSALSLYNDDELTAIADNASKKVFGKGKNIALPKLMGSEDMSYYFQHTKGVYAMLGYRNEEKGSIYYPHNEKFKIDEDYLKYGTALHVQFALDFLNNN, from the coding sequence GTGTCAGGACACAGCTCAGCTCCAAACCTTGCAAAGGATACTATTTACCCGGCATGTATTTTTGTTACTGATCTTCAGGGAATAGTAACTAAAAATGTTGATTCACAGCAGCCAATAATTCTTTCAGTAGGAAAGTTCATTGGAGGAACAAAGGCAAATGTTATTGGTAAATACACAGATATTGATATTTCAATGAGATACTTTGACCTTAAGGTTAGAGAAGTAGTGCATGAAGCAATAAAAAGACATGCAAAGGCTATCGCAGATGCTTATGAGATCAAGGTTGATACAACCATAGAGCAAAGTGCACTCAGCCTTTATAATGATGATGAATTAACAGCAATAGCGGATAATGCTTCTAAAAAAGTCTTTGGAAAAGGTAAAAATATAGCTTTACCGAAATTAATGGGATCAGAGGACATGTCATATTATTTTCAACATACTAAAGGGGTTTATGCAATGCTTGGATATAGAAATGAGGAAAAGGGAAGTATATACTATCCTCATAATGAAAAGTTTAAGATTGATGAAGATTACCTAAAGTATGGTACAGCATTGCATGTACAATTTGCTCTGGATTTTTTAAATAATAACTAG